From a region of the Lactuca sativa cultivar Salinas chromosome 4, Lsat_Salinas_v11, whole genome shotgun sequence genome:
- the LOC111877071 gene encoding uncharacterized protein LOC111877071, whose protein sequence is MLSFGAPSTTITASTAVTSRVSPTTYSLLPFTVSPLSDSQRSSNFCFQQLLSCSSRFNCYRNKATAEAAETMAGSIASASGSKQALISLSDKKDLDLLATGLQELGYTIVSTGGTASALEKAGISVRKVEELTNFPEMLDGRVKTLHPNVHGGILARRDQNHHMEALDKHNISTFELVVVNLYPFYEKVTSTNGVTFDDGIENIDIGGPTMIRAAAKNHKDVLVVVDTQDYPLVLQFLKSNKDDQQFRRKLAWKAFQHVASYDSAVSEWLWKQTEEDKFPPTFTIPLSLKSSLRYGENPHQKAAFYTDSSLSEFNGGGIATAIQHHGKEMSYNNYLDADAAWNCVCEFEKPTCVVVKHTNPCGVASRDDLIEAYRLAVKADPVSAFGGIVAFNKEVDEALARDIREFRSPTDGETRMFYEIVVAPSYSQKGLEILRGKSKTLRILEAKKNKSGKLSLRQVGGGWLAQDSDDLTPEEIKFDVVSKKVPEASELSDAKFAWLCVKHVKSNAIVIAKDNCMLGMGSGQPNRLESLRIALRKAGDEVKGAALASDAFFPFAWKDAVEEACESGIGVIAEPGGSIRDGDAIDCCNKYDVSLVLTGVRHFRH, encoded by the exons ATGCTCAGCTTCGGTGCTCCGTCCACcaccatcaccgcctcaaccgcCGTAACTAGCCGTGTTTCTCCGACAACATATTCTCTCCTTCCGTTTACTGTTTCTCCTTTGTCTGATTCTCAGAGAAGTAGCAATTTTTGCTTCCAACAG CTATTAAGCTGTTCATCACGTTTCAATTGTTATCGAAACAAGGCTACTGCAGAAGCTGCTGAAACCATGGCCGGCTCTATCGCCTCTGCATCTG gaaGTAAGCAGGCGTTAATTTCATTGTCAGACAAGAAGGATCTGGATCTTCTTGCCACTGGACTTCAAGAATTGGG ATACACAATTGTGTCAACTGGAGGAACAGCATCTGCTCTGGAGAAAGCTGGAATTTCTGTAAGAAAAGTTGAAGAGCTTACCAATTTCCCTGAAATG CTTGATGGTCGTGTAAAAACTTTACATCCAAATGTACATGGAGGTATTCTTGCTAGAAGAGACCAAAACCATCACATGGAAGCTCTAGACAAGCACAATATCA GTACATTTGAACTAGTTGTGGTAAATTTATATCCCTTCTATGAAAAAGTCACTTCCACCAATGGAGTTACATTTGATGATGGAATTGAGAACATTGATATCGGTGGCCCTACAATGATAAGAGCTGCAGCAAAG AATCACAAAGATGTCTTGGTTGTAGTTGACACCCAAGATTACCCTTTAGTTCTACAATTCCTCAAATCCAACAAAGATGACCAACAATTTAGAAGAAAACTCGCATGGAAAGCTTTCCAACATGTTGCTTCTTATGACTCTGCAGTTTCTGAGTGGTTATGGAAACAAACTGAAGAAG ATAAATTTCCACCTACATTCACTATCCCACTTTCTCTCAAGAGTTCACTTCGCTATGGTGAAAACCCTCATCAAAAGGCTGCATTTTACACTGATAGCAGCTTATCTGAGTTTAATGGTGGTGGAATTGCAACAGCTATTCAACACCATGGAAAG GAAATGTCATATAATAACTATTTGGATGCGGATGCAGCTTGGAATTGTGTTTGTGAATTTGAAAAGCCAACTTGTGTTGTTGTAAAACACACAAATCCTTGTGGAGTAGCTTCACGTGATGATCTTATTGAAGCATATAGGTTAGCTGTAAAAGCTGATCCTGTGAGTGCTTTTGGTGGGATTGTAGCCTTCAACAAAGAAGTTGATGAG GCTCTTGCTAGAGATATAAGAGAATTCAGAAGCCCAACAGATGGTGAAACTAGAATGTTCTATGAAATTGTTGTTGCTCCAAGTTATTCCCAAAAAGGTCTTGAAATCCTACGTGGAAAGTCAAAGACTTTGAGGATTCTAGAagcaaagaaaaataaaagtggAAAGCTCTCACTTAGACAAGTGGGTGGTGGTTGGTTAGCTCAAGATTCCGATGATTTAACACCCGAAGAAATCAAATTCGATGTTGTTTCCAAGAAGGTTCCGGAAGCTTCCGAGCTTAGTGATGCTAAATTCGCATGGTTGTGTGTCAAACATGTCAAAAGCAATGCAATTGTAATAGCGAAG GATAATTGTATGTTGGGTATGGGAAGTGGGCAGCCGAATCGTTTGGAGAGTTTaaggattgctttaaggaaagccGGAGATGAAGTCAAAGGAGCCGCTTTGGCTAGTGATGCCTTTTTCCCATTTG CATGGAAAGATGCGGTTGAGGAAGCATGTGAAAGTGGGATTGGTGTAATTGCTGAGCCAGGTGGCAGCATAAGAGATGGCGATGCGATTGATTGTTGTAATAAATATGATGTTTCACTTGTGTTAACTGGTGTGAGGCACTTTCGACATTGA